One Streptomyces coeruleorubidus DNA segment encodes these proteins:
- a CDS encoding GmrSD restriction endonuclease domain-containing protein — MRAQEITFLKLVQGDKQFQVPLYQRTYSWGREQLQRLWEDIGELVDQHQAGESAPPHFLGSVVLAPGQIQAGGVQRWLVVDGQQRLTTLMLAFAALRDHLKETGDARGVDRVHRQILVNEFHEGPDHYRLLPTQADREAYTACVQSRADAGGGDNVGAAYRFFRGALAEGHEAGDERWTATVETVLKDLLSIVEITAEPGDNVYRIFESINNTGVGLSQSDLLRNYVFMLLPKRGERIYQELWLPMQQSLGPKNLELLVWLDLVVRGHYKTKQSEIYREQQKRLQPLAGDEDALQCEIEQLAERAGRFLRIIDPAREQSPALRAVLERLASWGGQTHFPLALHLLDLLAAGRTTPDDAAQALGYVESYLVRRLICQTPTTGLNRIFMEAPKELETDRPAAEAVRRFLSGRRRRWPSDEELREAIRTKPFYWSGRPPQRSYILRRLEESYRASEPVDFAKASLSVEHVLPQRPAPTWFDLLAEETEPNQTPQELHDRLVHTLGNLTLTGDNAKLSNHPFERKQQILDSSALRMNLEIASAQRWGKAEILQRADRLAERAVELWPGPIGGVKPAGEESPGWAELRAALVAMPSGTWTTYGDVAELIGSHPVAVGTYLGANPTVIGAYRVLTADGKISPSFRWADGDDRPPPQDLLTSEGVRFDSWGRAHRSQRLSAAELATLLGKDVNQPTVLDPLPDGEDAAAAERFRTQLQENCPTAYAGVMAALDFWRRQGGHVTYGRHEETSCFPMLDAGTSHRPHLLWPVGIYPVSGTVEVVFQYLKSRSPFDDTEQRRELLNRLNKIAGIDLPEAKLELRPSFPVTVFAEHGDEICEVLDWFVGVAALDLARRD, encoded by the coding sequence ATGCGCGCCCAGGAGATCACCTTCCTCAAACTCGTCCAAGGGGACAAGCAGTTCCAGGTTCCGCTCTACCAGCGCACGTACAGCTGGGGCAGGGAGCAGCTCCAGCGGCTGTGGGAGGACATCGGGGAACTCGTCGACCAGCATCAGGCCGGTGAGTCGGCGCCGCCTCACTTCCTCGGGTCGGTGGTACTGGCACCCGGCCAGATCCAAGCAGGCGGAGTACAGCGATGGCTGGTGGTGGACGGACAACAGCGACTGACCACGTTGATGCTGGCCTTCGCGGCGCTGCGCGACCATCTGAAGGAGACGGGTGACGCGCGCGGTGTGGACCGGGTGCACCGCCAGATACTCGTCAACGAGTTCCACGAGGGGCCGGATCACTACCGGTTGCTGCCCACGCAGGCGGACCGGGAGGCGTACACCGCATGTGTCCAGTCCCGAGCCGACGCCGGCGGCGGCGACAACGTGGGGGCTGCCTACCGGTTCTTCCGCGGTGCGCTGGCCGAGGGCCACGAGGCGGGCGACGAGCGGTGGACCGCCACTGTCGAGACGGTTCTGAAGGACCTGCTCTCCATCGTGGAGATCACCGCCGAGCCCGGCGACAACGTCTACCGGATCTTCGAGTCGATCAACAACACGGGTGTCGGGCTCAGCCAGAGCGACCTGTTGCGCAACTACGTGTTCATGCTGCTGCCCAAGCGAGGCGAGCGGATCTACCAGGAACTGTGGTTGCCCATGCAGCAGAGCCTCGGTCCGAAGAACCTCGAACTGCTGGTCTGGCTCGACCTGGTCGTGCGCGGCCATTACAAGACCAAACAGAGCGAGATCTACCGCGAGCAGCAGAAACGTCTCCAGCCGCTGGCCGGTGACGAGGACGCTTTGCAGTGCGAGATCGAGCAGCTGGCCGAGCGGGCCGGCAGGTTCCTGCGCATCATCGACCCTGCCCGTGAGCAATCACCCGCCCTGCGCGCGGTGCTGGAGCGCCTGGCGTCCTGGGGCGGCCAGACCCACTTCCCGCTCGCGCTGCACCTGCTGGACCTTCTCGCCGCCGGCAGGACGACGCCCGACGACGCGGCGCAGGCGCTTGGTTACGTCGAGTCCTATCTGGTACGGCGCCTGATCTGCCAGACGCCGACCACCGGCCTCAACCGGATCTTCATGGAGGCACCGAAGGAGCTGGAGACCGACCGGCCCGCCGCCGAGGCGGTCCGGCGGTTCCTGTCCGGCCGACGCCGTCGCTGGCCGAGCGATGAGGAGCTGCGCGAGGCGATCCGCACCAAGCCGTTCTACTGGAGCGGCCGTCCTCCGCAGCGCAGCTACATCCTGCGCCGCCTGGAGGAGAGCTACCGGGCCTCCGAGCCCGTCGACTTCGCCAAGGCGTCCCTCAGTGTGGAGCACGTCCTGCCACAGCGCCCGGCTCCCACATGGTTCGACCTGCTCGCCGAGGAGACAGAGCCGAACCAGACTCCGCAGGAGCTGCACGACCGGCTGGTGCACACACTCGGCAATCTCACGCTGACCGGTGACAACGCCAAGCTCTCCAATCATCCCTTCGAGCGCAAGCAGCAGATCCTCGACTCGAGCGCCCTGCGCATGAATCTCGAGATCGCCTCGGCGCAGCGCTGGGGCAAGGCTGAGATCCTTCAGCGAGCCGACCGTCTGGCCGAGCGCGCGGTGGAGCTGTGGCCCGGCCCGATCGGCGGGGTCAAGCCGGCCGGCGAGGAGTCGCCGGGATGGGCCGAGCTGCGGGCCGCGCTGGTCGCGATGCCGAGCGGCACGTGGACGACGTACGGCGATGTCGCCGAGCTGATCGGCAGCCACCCGGTGGCCGTGGGTACCTACCTCGGTGCCAACCCCACGGTGATCGGCGCCTACCGGGTGCTCACCGCTGACGGTAAAATCTCGCCTTCCTTCCGCTGGGCGGACGGCGACGACCGGCCTCCGCCGCAGGACCTGCTGACGAGCGAAGGGGTGCGCTTCGACTCATGGGGCCGGGCACACCGTTCCCAGCGTCTGTCCGCCGCTGAGCTGGCGACCTTGCTGGGCAAGGACGTGAACCAGCCCACGGTGCTCGACCCGCTCCCTGACGGGGAGGACGCCGCGGCGGCCGAGCGATTCCGCACGCAGTTGCAGGAGAACTGCCCGACCGCCTACGCAGGCGTCATGGCGGCGCTCGACTTCTGGCGCCGCCAGGGCGGCCATGTCACCTACGGCCGACACGAGGAGACCAGCTGCTTCCCGATGCTCGACGCCGGGACGAGCCATCGGCCCCACCTGCTCTGGCCGGTCGGGATCTACCCCGTGAGCGGAACCGTCGAGGTCGTCTTCCAATACCTCAAGTCACGCAGCCCCTTCGACGACACGGAGCAGCGCCGGGAGCTGCTGAACCGCCTGAACAAGATCGCCGGCATCGACCTGCCCGAGGCGAAGCTGGAGTTGCGTCCGTCCTTCCCGGTGACCGTCTTCGCAGAACACGGTGACGAGATCTGCGAGGTGCTGGACTGGTTCGTGGGGGTGGCGGCGCTGGATCTGGCGCGGCGGGACTGA
- a CDS encoding AAA domain-containing protein → MSQNESGLSDGVQPVGSVYQYDDGLHVRVDDVVPYELVDAEDSYGYRQGDDLVRCTLYLSNGTVQPIDVDGIALLVRSGPYGKTGRQVLDYKTEVLDEELTGTLRKGRRASATWAYSIPAGTAAELDVEVRFPSSHDRESITFTTVSPSAAEPRMKVARVASGSLPDQAALFGEQQPSLFTATEPESADDRDGLVAVSEDQVPGRAVLGAVPAQPTGSDRASTPAAARPTGPRTATAPGRSQELSPDELDSTRVRQIFRFLAEAEESKARPVRTLDGAAGTVWFEELPDAPEVAVMLDGALGTDEPAWLTLARPEREDAPHPKPLLAPWIDETRIRDFKQTRAPHLRRRIEPQFPDWSRGIPLEKTYHELDDHPKREKIEKLYAAWEQEWHAWAEQRRAIDPVVKLYDRLHKMHEDAANLGEAYELVLGLGRLTWQTTGGQRVERHLVTHRATIQLDPATGTLTAAPDPTGVGLELEEGMLEGAQHVPGPVREQIVEVLDGASDVTDPVYLDAVHTALRSWVNAAHSAGSYSPTVERARPRTLDVPQVGLTPALVLRERNRRSTMDALKTIARQIDAGTPPTELLGYIAGRDGALTAADLAAAEDDGTSAGTGEMYFALPANEEQRTIAERLRANRLVVVQGPPGTGKTHTIANLVTDLLAQGKRVLITSHTPRALRVLRDKLPETIRDLCVSRTEDGAAAQRELEASVQKILSEYAGYDPKASQKDIRTLQARLAAARSAQQAMLRDLAVLREQETHRFEAEIGDYTGSLQEIAERLTSEAKAYDWLGQVPQEQPSLTADDALTLLRTTRAFTPHHRALAAEVPGPSELPGPGDFEEAVHVVSSAHEAHEAVRQDPLSQQYDTAVRGLNEAEQVRLTTALDAFSAARARAASLAAAAGEWAGALLREVTAGQDWQTRSRHAAVTDALAALDASLATLGTAMISGLEQYDPATALGQVTTLHDGLAQGQKLRGPLGTRSKLAKTVGGFVQAVRVDGRTPEDAATAAVVLARVQLELRLAQVEAEWGTPAGAWQGHGPRLARLRQDAGVLEALLAVVAARTDVLTAAATAPELAVATWHDSSVENAVRALLRAATTLRAAEQSRKVIADTEELLRSWSDRLGVSPVVARALDAVRAQNAQGYREFSDEIAEVREAARLRAEQHAALTRVQEAFPSLAERITGSPEDTSWDARLPLLTEAWAWSAWRDRMERLTDPEAERALRRRLTEADDEARIMLARLAAARAWHRCLGLLTGDQSRALSAYQQAARRIKGKYQHRYRRDAQAALRKAQTAVPAWIMPLHQVAETVPMDRPGMFDVVIVDEASQSGLEAMLLSWLADRMVVVGDSKQVSPSNVGLKQDEYFHLRDRLLTALEPDVRSLFGPDSSFFDLAEALSAGRGTLMLKEHFRCMPEIISFSNGLCYNRQLQPLRQYGADRLLPVRTVHVKDGEAVGGNDRLVNTTEAEALVDAIVRCCADPAYEGRTMGVISLRGAKGHVTELENLLAERLDYEQREDRRIRVGDAEDFQGDERHIVFISCVNSATTAAGTVPGGFNGKTYEQRLNVAASRAQDQVWVFHSARPEQFHENDLRRRWLDHLTRPTEEETAVVEGEVRPDVRHEAFDSLFHQKVYLELTARGYRVRPGYRVGRHTIDLVVEGGTRRLAVACDGDAFADGEDAFTAAARQRDLERVDWTFVRVRGSRFHLDREQALAPLWAELERLGIKPLPEEPQGPDSPAEDTHSRVLSTDGRNGDDGAREPRGGEHPHIPSSAPEAVPDGPATSVAESKDPRVTEPASAGEAAPELAPRPERPVAQNSLPVQEIPAAAFRRLVREMQDLQAAIDAPDETPVDLDAANLVFLRKTKADQRERRTKRLGFLRTFADAVRVGQEEGTPKVVYPGALLVLEFDGQVDDATLYTIAELPTEEAEIISPSSPLGHTLMWQPTGRKISYDASQGKTHTVVVRAIRA, encoded by the coding sequence GTGAGCCAGAATGAGAGTGGCCTCAGTGACGGTGTGCAGCCGGTCGGTTCCGTCTATCAGTACGACGACGGCTTGCACGTCCGCGTCGACGACGTAGTGCCGTACGAACTGGTCGACGCGGAGGACTCGTACGGGTATCGGCAGGGTGACGACCTGGTCCGGTGCACTCTGTACCTGAGCAACGGCACCGTCCAGCCCATCGATGTCGACGGTATCGCCTTGCTGGTACGCAGCGGGCCGTACGGCAAGACGGGGCGCCAGGTACTGGACTACAAGACCGAAGTACTCGACGAGGAACTGACAGGCACTCTGCGCAAGGGCCGCCGAGCGTCCGCCACCTGGGCCTACAGCATTCCCGCCGGTACCGCCGCGGAGCTGGACGTCGAAGTCAGGTTCCCGAGCTCGCACGACCGCGAGAGCATCACCTTTACCACGGTGAGCCCTTCGGCGGCCGAGCCTCGCATGAAGGTTGCGCGCGTGGCGTCGGGGTCGCTCCCGGACCAGGCGGCGCTTTTCGGTGAGCAGCAGCCGTCCTTGTTCACCGCCACGGAGCCGGAATCGGCGGACGACCGTGACGGCCTCGTCGCCGTGAGCGAAGACCAGGTTCCCGGCCGGGCCGTACTCGGAGCAGTACCGGCCCAGCCCACGGGCTCGGACCGCGCGAGCACGCCCGCCGCGGCGCGGCCGACGGGACCGCGGACGGCCACCGCGCCCGGCCGGTCCCAGGAGCTTTCCCCCGACGAGCTCGACTCGACCCGCGTTCGCCAGATCTTCCGGTTCCTCGCCGAGGCGGAGGAGTCCAAGGCACGACCCGTTCGCACGCTCGACGGCGCCGCCGGGACCGTGTGGTTCGAGGAACTGCCGGACGCCCCCGAGGTCGCGGTGATGCTCGACGGGGCCCTCGGCACCGACGAGCCGGCCTGGCTGACCCTCGCCCGCCCCGAACGCGAGGACGCCCCGCACCCCAAGCCCCTGCTCGCGCCGTGGATCGACGAGACCCGTATCCGGGACTTCAAGCAGACCCGCGCCCCGCACCTGCGTCGGCGGATCGAGCCCCAATTCCCCGACTGGTCCCGGGGAATTCCTCTTGAGAAGACGTACCACGAGCTCGACGACCATCCCAAGCGGGAGAAGATCGAGAAGCTCTACGCCGCTTGGGAACAGGAGTGGCACGCCTGGGCGGAGCAGCGTCGCGCCATTGACCCCGTCGTCAAGCTGTACGACCGGCTGCACAAGATGCACGAGGACGCCGCCAACCTCGGTGAGGCCTACGAACTCGTGCTCGGACTCGGCCGGCTCACCTGGCAGACGACCGGCGGCCAGCGCGTGGAACGTCACCTGGTCACCCATCGGGCCACGATCCAGCTCGACCCGGCCACCGGCACCCTCACCGCCGCCCCCGACCCGACCGGTGTGGGCCTGGAACTGGAAGAGGGCATGCTGGAAGGGGCCCAGCACGTCCCGGGCCCTGTGCGGGAGCAGATCGTCGAGGTGCTGGACGGGGCGTCCGACGTGACCGACCCCGTATACCTCGACGCCGTGCACACCGCCCTGCGAAGCTGGGTCAACGCGGCGCACAGCGCCGGGAGTTACTCGCCGACCGTGGAACGCGCCCGGCCGCGGACCCTCGACGTGCCCCAGGTGGGACTCACACCCGCGCTGGTCCTGCGGGAACGCAACCGCCGTTCGACGATGGACGCCCTCAAGACCATCGCCCGCCAGATCGACGCCGGCACACCTCCCACCGAACTGCTCGGTTACATCGCCGGCCGCGACGGGGCCCTGACCGCCGCCGACCTCGCGGCGGCCGAGGACGACGGTACGTCGGCCGGCACCGGCGAGATGTACTTCGCGCTGCCCGCCAACGAGGAGCAGCGCACCATCGCCGAACGCCTGCGCGCCAACCGGCTCGTGGTGGTGCAGGGCCCGCCCGGCACCGGCAAGACACACACCATCGCGAACCTGGTCACGGACCTGCTCGCCCAGGGCAAGCGGGTTCTCATCACCAGCCACACCCCACGGGCCCTGCGCGTCCTGCGGGACAAGCTGCCCGAGACCATCCGTGACCTGTGCGTGAGCCGCACCGAGGACGGTGCGGCAGCCCAGCGGGAGCTCGAGGCGTCCGTACAGAAGATCCTCAGTGAGTACGCCGGTTACGACCCCAAGGCGTCGCAGAAGGACATCCGCACCCTCCAGGCTCGGCTCGCCGCTGCCCGGTCGGCCCAGCAGGCCATGCTGCGCGACCTCGCCGTACTGCGCGAGCAGGAGACCCATCGCTTCGAGGCGGAGATCGGTGACTACACCGGTAGCCTCCAGGAGATCGCCGAGCGTCTCACTTCCGAGGCGAAGGCGTACGACTGGCTTGGCCAGGTGCCTCAAGAGCAGCCCTCCCTGACCGCCGACGACGCGCTGACTCTTCTGCGCACCACGCGGGCCTTCACTCCGCACCACCGCGCCCTGGCGGCGGAGGTGCCCGGTCCCTCCGAGCTGCCCGGCCCTGGTGACTTCGAGGAAGCCGTGCACGTGGTGAGCTCCGCCCATGAGGCACACGAGGCGGTACGCCAGGACCCGCTGAGCCAGCAGTACGACACGGCCGTGCGGGGCCTGAACGAAGCCGAACAGGTGCGGCTGACGACGGCTCTCGACGCGTTCTCCGCCGCCCGAGCCCGCGCCGCGTCGCTCGCGGCCGCCGCCGGAGAGTGGGCCGGGGCGCTCCTGAGGGAGGTGACCGCGGGACAGGACTGGCAGACACGCAGCCGGCACGCCGCCGTCACCGACGCCCTTGCGGCGCTCGACGCCTCGCTCGCCACCCTGGGCACCGCGATGATCAGTGGTCTGGAGCAATACGACCCGGCCACCGCGCTCGGCCAGGTCACCACCCTGCACGACGGGCTCGCCCAGGGGCAGAAGCTGCGTGGACCGCTCGGCACCCGCTCGAAGCTGGCCAAGACAGTCGGTGGGTTCGTGCAGGCCGTACGGGTCGACGGGCGGACTCCCGAAGACGCCGCCACCGCGGCGGTTGTCCTCGCCCGCGTCCAGCTCGAGCTGCGCCTGGCCCAGGTGGAGGCCGAGTGGGGGACTCCCGCCGGCGCGTGGCAGGGGCACGGGCCGCGACTGGCCCGCCTGCGGCAGGACGCCGGCGTACTCGAGGCTCTGCTCGCCGTCGTTGCCGCCCGCACCGATGTGCTCACCGCTGCCGCCACCGCGCCCGAACTCGCCGTCGCGACCTGGCACGACTCATCGGTCGAGAACGCCGTACGCGCCCTGTTGCGCGCGGCGACCACGTTGCGTGCCGCCGAGCAGTCGCGCAAGGTGATCGCGGACACTGAGGAACTGCTGCGGTCCTGGAGCGACCGGCTTGGTGTGTCACCCGTCGTCGCCCGCGCGCTCGACGCCGTGCGCGCCCAGAACGCGCAGGGCTACCGGGAGTTCAGCGACGAGATCGCCGAGGTGCGTGAGGCCGCCCGGCTACGGGCCGAGCAGCACGCCGCGCTCACCCGGGTGCAAGAGGCGTTCCCCTCGCTCGCCGAGCGCATCACCGGTTCCCCGGAGGACACCTCGTGGGACGCCCGACTGCCGTTGCTCACCGAGGCCTGGGCCTGGTCGGCGTGGCGCGACCGGATGGAGCGGCTGACCGACCCGGAGGCCGAGCGCGCGCTGCGCCGACGCCTGACGGAGGCCGACGACGAGGCACGCATCATGCTCGCCCGGCTCGCCGCCGCCCGCGCATGGCACCGCTGCCTCGGGCTGCTCACCGGCGACCAGTCCCGCGCCCTCAGCGCATACCAGCAGGCCGCCCGCCGTATCAAGGGCAAGTACCAGCACCGCTACCGGCGCGACGCACAGGCCGCACTACGCAAGGCGCAGACAGCCGTGCCGGCCTGGATCATGCCGCTGCACCAGGTAGCGGAGACCGTGCCCATGGACCGGCCCGGCATGTTCGACGTCGTCATCGTCGACGAGGCCAGCCAGTCCGGACTGGAGGCCATGCTGCTGAGCTGGCTCGCCGACCGGATGGTGGTCGTCGGCGACAGCAAGCAGGTCAGCCCCTCCAACGTCGGTCTCAAGCAGGACGAGTACTTCCACCTGCGGGACCGGCTGCTCACCGCGCTCGAGCCGGACGTCCGCAGTCTCTTCGGTCCTGATTCCAGTTTCTTCGATCTCGCGGAAGCGCTCTCAGCGGGCCGCGGCACGCTCATGCTCAAGGAGCACTTCCGGTGCATGCCGGAGATCATCTCCTTCTCCAACGGACTCTGCTACAACCGTCAGCTCCAACCGCTGCGGCAGTACGGCGCCGACCGGTTGCTCCCGGTCCGCACCGTGCACGTCAAGGACGGCGAGGCCGTCGGCGGCAATGACCGGCTGGTCAACACCACCGAGGCCGAGGCACTCGTCGACGCGATCGTGCGCTGCTGCGCCGACCCCGCGTACGAGGGCAGGACCATGGGCGTCATCAGCCTCCGCGGTGCCAAGGGCCACGTGACGGAACTGGAGAACCTGCTCGCCGAACGCCTCGACTACGAGCAGCGTGAGGACCGCCGCATCCGGGTCGGCGACGCCGAGGACTTCCAGGGCGACGAGCGGCACATCGTGTTCATCTCCTGCGTCAACTCGGCCACCACCGCGGCCGGGACCGTGCCCGGCGGCTTCAACGGCAAGACGTACGAGCAGCGGCTCAACGTGGCCGCCTCGCGCGCCCAGGACCAGGTGTGGGTGTTCCACAGCGCCCGCCCGGAGCAGTTCCACGAGAACGACCTGCGCCGCCGGTGGCTCGATCACCTCACCCGGCCCACGGAGGAGGAGACCGCCGTTGTCGAGGGCGAAGTGCGGCCCGATGTACGCCACGAGGCCTTCGACAGCCTGTTCCACCAGAAGGTGTATCTGGAACTGACGGCCCGCGGCTACCGCGTGCGGCCCGGCTATCGGGTCGGCCGCCACACCATCGACCTGGTTGTCGAGGGCGGCACCCGCAGACTCGCGGTCGCCTGCGACGGCGACGCCTTCGCCGACGGAGAGGACGCGTTCACCGCCGCCGCCCGCCAGCGGGATCTGGAACGCGTCGACTGGACCTTCGTCCGGGTCCGTGGCAGTCGCTTTCACCTCGACCGTGAGCAGGCTCTCGCCCCGCTCTGGGCGGAGCTGGAACGGCTGGGGATCAAACCGCTCCCTGAAGAGCCGCAGGGCCCCGACTCCCCTGCGGAAGATACTCATTCCCGCGTGTTGTCGACCGATGGTCGCAACGGGGACGACGGGGCGCGGGAGCCGCGGGGAGGTGAGCACCCGCACATCCCGAGCTCAGCGCCCGAGGCGGTGCCGGATGGACCGGCGACCTCCGTCGCCGAGTCCAAGGACCCGCGCGTGACCGAGCCGGCCTCTGCGGGAGAGGCGGCCCCGGAACTCGCGCCCCGCCCGGAGCGCCCCGTCGCACAGAACTCCCTTCCCGTCCAGGAGATTCCCGCCGCCGCGTTCCGTCGGCTGGTGCGCGAGATGCAGGACTTGCAGGCCGCCATCGACGCTCCCGACGAGACTCCCGTGGACTTGGACGCGGCGAACCTGGTCTTCCTCAGGAAGACGAAGGCCGACCAGCGAGAGCGCCGCACGAAGCGACTCGGCTTCCTGAGGACCTTCGCCGATGCCGTGCGGGTCGGCCAGGAGGAGGGAACGCCCAAGGTGGTGTACCCCGGCGCACTGCTCGTCCTCGAGTTCGACGGGCAGGTCGACGACGCGACCTTGTACACCATCGCCGAACTCCCCACCGAAGAAGCGGAGATCATTTCCCCCTCGTCGCCGTTGGGGCACACGTTGATGTGGCAGCCGACAGGTCGGAAGATCTCGTACGACGCTTCCCAGGGCAAGACCCATACGGTCGTCGTCCGGGCGATCCGGGCCTGA
- a CDS encoding UvrD-helicase domain-containing protein produces the protein MPRLALSDDFVADLISLQRPVQKEVNDAIQMFRSMTVPQLHASKGMHLEKLERARDPRIRTIRITKFYRGVLLAPDDGSDLFTLLRVAPHDDAINWACKRAYSVNGATGGLEVRNVEALEQMETYFETKADTTPARLFEGHSDTVLRDLGIDDQVMRLARVCVTVDDLTVMAPPMMPADQYEVLEFLSAGYSPEDVWEQLIAPRGQTVRTAEDRPTVTLTEAILNTPNRIVEVTGPGELERILTEDFTRWRIFLHPAQRRYAYHPGFNGPAQVTGGPGTGKTVVALHRVRHLLLTGREGERILLTTFTNAMAAALRDSLALLLGDADAHLLERVDVTTVDALAARVVREARGSSLKPLSTAAEKSAWTRAIAREDLPWTEQFLSQEFRNVVLAQGLRTPEEYLRCVRRGRGTQVGRVQRARLWRVMERFTADLASRDSATYTQLCDQAARILAEGSPRYRHVVVDEAQDLHPAQWRVLRACAAAQADDMFLVGDPHQRIYDSRVSLRSLDINVRGRTSRLRLNYRSTEEILRWSASLLDGQPVGRLGEDDDDGGRDSLRGYRSQLHGRIPAARGYGSQDEELRALVEQVRTWIEQDGVKPSEVAVCARFNTLVDAVIARLRRERIPAVAVKDSPGPDVSGVRVATMHAMKGLEFRCVAVVGVTSSVLPFAPQVTPADVDPVQHQSDLLAEHCLLFVACTRARDALAVSWSGDRSRMLDPVAG, from the coding sequence ATGCCCCGACTCGCTCTCTCCGACGACTTCGTCGCGGACCTCATCTCGCTGCAGAGGCCGGTCCAGAAGGAAGTCAACGACGCGATCCAGATGTTCCGGAGCATGACCGTCCCCCAGCTCCACGCGAGCAAGGGCATGCATCTGGAGAAGCTCGAGCGGGCACGCGATCCCCGGATCCGCACCATTCGCATCACCAAGTTCTACCGGGGTGTGCTCCTGGCCCCCGACGACGGAAGCGATCTGTTCACCCTCCTGCGGGTCGCGCCGCACGACGACGCGATCAACTGGGCCTGCAAGCGCGCCTATTCCGTCAACGGCGCCACCGGCGGCCTGGAAGTGCGCAACGTCGAGGCACTCGAGCAGATGGAGACCTACTTCGAGACGAAGGCGGACACCACGCCCGCCCGCCTCTTCGAAGGGCACTCCGACACCGTTCTGCGCGATCTCGGCATCGATGACCAGGTAATGCGGCTGGCCCGGGTCTGCGTCACGGTCGACGATCTGACGGTCATGGCACCGCCCATGATGCCCGCCGACCAGTACGAGGTACTGGAGTTCCTGTCGGCCGGCTACTCCCCCGAGGACGTCTGGGAGCAGCTGATCGCTCCGCGAGGGCAGACCGTGCGCACGGCGGAGGACCGGCCGACGGTCACTCTCACCGAGGCGATCCTCAACACGCCCAACCGCATCGTGGAGGTGACGGGTCCCGGCGAGCTGGAGCGCATCCTCACCGAGGACTTCACCCGTTGGCGGATCTTCCTCCACCCCGCCCAGCGCCGCTACGCCTACCACCCCGGTTTCAACGGTCCCGCCCAGGTCACCGGCGGTCCGGGCACCGGCAAGACGGTGGTCGCCCTGCACCGCGTACGGCATCTGCTGCTCACGGGCCGCGAGGGTGAGCGAATCCTGCTGACCACTTTCACCAACGCCATGGCCGCCGCCCTGCGGGACAGCCTCGCGCTTCTGCTCGGCGACGCCGACGCCCACCTGCTGGAGCGCGTCGACGTCACGACGGTGGACGCGCTCGCCGCCAGGGTCGTCCGGGAGGCGAGGGGCAGTTCGCTGAAGCCCCTCTCGACCGCCGCCGAGAAGAGCGCCTGGACCCGTGCCATCGCACGCGAGGATCTGCCCTGGACGGAGCAGTTCCTGTCCCAGGAGTTCCGCAACGTCGTCCTGGCACAGGGGCTGCGCACGCCCGAGGAGTACCTGCGCTGCGTACGGCGGGGACGCGGCACCCAGGTCGGGCGGGTGCAACGGGCCCGGCTGTGGCGGGTGATGGAGCGGTTCACTGCGGACTTGGCCTCGCGCGACTCGGCGACGTACACACAGCTGTGCGACCAGGCGGCGCGCATCCTCGCCGAGGGATCGCCGCGCTACCGCCATGTCGTCGTGGACGAGGCGCAGGACCTGCATCCGGCCCAGTGGCGCGTGCTGCGCGCCTGCGCCGCCGCTCAGGCCGACGACATGTTCCTGGTCGGCGACCCGCATCAACGCATCTACGACTCCCGTGTCTCACTCCGCTCGTTGGACATCAACGTCCGGGGGCGCACCTCCCGGCTCCGCCTCAACTACCGCAGCACGGAGGAGATCCTGCGCTGGTCCGCGTCCCTTCTCGACGGTCAGCCGGTGGGCAGGCTCGGCGAGGACGACGATGACGGCGGCCGGGACTCCCTCCGCGGTTACCGGTCCCAGCTGCACGGCCGCATACCGGCAGCGCGCGGATACGGCAGTCAGGACGAGGAACTGCGGGCGTTGGTCGAGCAGGTCCGCACCTGGATCGAACAGGACGGGGTCAAGCCGTCCGAGGTGGCGGTGTGTGCCCGGTTCAACACGCTGGTCGACGCGGTCATCGCGCGCCTGCGACGGGAGCGCATCCCGGCGGTGGCGGTCAAGGACAGCCCCGGGCCCGACGTGTCCGGGGTGCGCGTGGCCACCATGCACGCGATGAAGGGGCTGGAGTTCCGGTGCGTGGCCGTTGTGGGCGTGACGTCCAGCGTCCTGCCATTCGCCCCACAGGTGACGCCGGCCGATGTCGATCCCGTCCAGCATCAGTCGGATCTGCTGGCCGAGCACTGCCTGCTGTTCGTGGCGTGTACGCGGGCCCGCGACGCGCTGGCCGTCTCGTGGAGCGGTGATCGGAGCCGCATGCTGGACCCCGTCGCAGGCTGA